In a genomic window of Lacrimispora sp. BS-2:
- a CDS encoding calcium:proton exchanger: MQKQKRVSYIRKPFAKRSFLSLGLAIGALILGIIGIVSSVMAEGQAQLNVAAVCFCSLLISLFSLVYGVLSFFEKEKKYILSKIGMGISLGLIILWTVLIIIGIKG; encoded by the coding sequence GTGCAAAAGCAGAAAAGAGTGTCCTACATTAGAAAGCCCTTTGCAAAAAGAAGCTTTCTGTCCCTGGGACTTGCGATCGGGGCACTTATACTTGGAATCATTGGAATCGTCAGCTCCGTAATGGCTGAAGGGCAGGCGCAGCTTAATGTGGCAGCTGTCTGCTTCTGCAGCCTGTTGATTTCACTTTTTTCACTGGTTTATGGTGTTCTTTCTTTCTTTGAAAAGGAAAAAAAATACATACTGTCTAAAATAGGAATGGGGATCAGTCTGGGCCTTATCATTCTTTGGACAGTGCTTATCATTATAGGAATAAAGGGGTAA
- a CDS encoding methyl-accepting chemotaxis protein, whose translation MKNLKIGNRIGLAFGAILVLFLIVSTISMVSLRQNNGKFVDFFNNGHQIDMQTLEMRRDIQSAAKNVGYATMSLDLQTTGEYIDAAEADLEEFRNKIQFLRENYQGDQSMVDSIENTLNEAQPFKDQVFKLARENKTRQAADIFFESLDPYFTKVQDDLVKISDDASKGANDNYINAQKAAGITQIAVVALQFLAVLATLGFSIFTTKSIVAPIKEIEKAAVEMSKGSLHIQLNYQSKDELGVLADSMRTTISNIGNMIDDISNLLTSLAMGDFRIESQHQEQYVQDYEPILMAMCGIRNNLSEALFRINQSADLVANGSEQVSSGAQALSQGATEQASSIQELAAAISDISNQINVNAQNAKEARSTSEESTRNVAKSSEKMSEMNQAMMEISDKSNEIGKIIKAIEDIAFQTNILALNAAVEAARAGEAGKGFAVVADEVRNLASKSGEAAKNTTLLIEESMHAVDNGTRITAETAKAMQAVVEGSRRINTIIEEIALASDKQAVAVDQVAQGIDQISCVVQTNSATAEQSAAASEELSGQAQIMKGLVEGFDLYEGGKKEETESRSMESPSETPVYAEDQEVPALTIDPIYFEEPSSFGGGKY comes from the coding sequence GTGAAGAATTTAAAGATTGGTAATAGAATTGGACTTGCTTTTGGGGCTATCCTTGTGCTGTTTTTAATAGTTTCCACAATTTCCATGGTAAGCTTAAGGCAAAACAACGGTAAATTTGTAGATTTCTTTAACAACGGACACCAGATCGATATGCAGACTCTTGAGATGAGACGTGATATTCAGTCCGCGGCTAAAAATGTAGGATATGCAACCATGAGCCTGGACTTACAGACTACCGGTGAATATATTGATGCTGCAGAGGCGGACCTTGAAGAATTCCGTAACAAGATACAGTTTTTAAGGGAAAACTATCAGGGAGACCAATCCATGGTGGACAGCATCGAGAATACCTTAAATGAGGCTCAGCCTTTTAAGGATCAGGTGTTTAAACTGGCAAGGGAAAATAAGACCAGACAGGCAGCAGATATATTCTTTGAATCATTAGATCCTTATTTCACCAAGGTTCAGGATGATCTGGTGAAAATCAGTGACGATGCCAGTAAAGGAGCCAATGACAATTATATAAACGCTCAGAAGGCGGCAGGAATAACCCAGATAGCAGTGGTCGCTTTGCAGTTCCTTGCTGTATTAGCTACATTGGGCTTTTCGATTTTCACGACCAAGAGCATCGTGGCGCCTATTAAAGAAATCGAGAAGGCGGCAGTGGAAATGTCAAAGGGAAGCCTTCATATCCAGTTAAACTACCAGTCAAAGGATGAGCTGGGAGTTCTGGCTGACAGCATGCGGACCACCATTTCCAATATTGGAAACATGATTGACGATATCAGCAACTTGCTGACATCATTGGCAATGGGTGATTTTCGGATTGAATCCCAGCATCAGGAACAGTATGTTCAGGATTATGAGCCGATTCTTATGGCCATGTGCGGAATCAGAAATAATTTAAGCGAAGCCCTTTTCCGCATTAACCAGTCAGCGGATCTGGTAGCCAATGGTTCGGAACAGGTATCCTCCGGCGCCCAGGCATTGTCCCAGGGAGCTACGGAGCAGGCTTCTTCCATTCAGGAGCTTGCAGCTGCCATAAGTGATATATCAAACCAGATAAACGTCAATGCCCAGAATGCAAAAGAGGCACGTTCCACATCAGAGGAATCAACCAGGAATGTGGCAAAGAGCAGTGAAAAAATGTCAGAAATGAACCAGGCCATGATGGAGATCAGTGATAAGTCCAATGAAATTGGAAAGATCATAAAGGCCATTGAGGATATTGCATTCCAGACGAATATCCTGGCGCTTAATGCGGCCGTTGAAGCCGCCCGTGCAGGAGAAGCCGGAAAAGGCTTTGCAGTTGTGGCGGATGAAGTGCGTAACCTTGCAAGCAAGTCCGGAGAAGCAGCAAAGAACACCACGCTGCTTATTGAGGAAAGCATGCACGCCGTGGATAATGGAACCAGAATTACTGCTGAGACAGCGAAGGCTATGCAGGCGGTTGTGGAAGGAAGCAGACGCATTAATACGATTATTGAAGAGATTGCATTGGCTTCTGACAAGCAGGCGGTGGCAGTTGATCAGGTTGCACAGGGAATTGATCAGATATCCTGCGTAGTTCAGACTAATTCGGCTACAGCGGAGCAAAGTGCTGCGGCAAGCGAAGAACTGTCAGGTCAGGCCCAGATCATGAAGGGACTTGTTGAGGGCTTTGACCTTTATGAGGGTGGCAAGAAGGAAGAGACGGAATCCAGGTCCATGGAATCCCCATCGGAAACGCCGGTTTATGCAGAAGACCAGGAGGTCCCGGCTCTTACCATTGATCCAATTTATTTTGAGGAGCCATCCTCATTTGGAGGCGGAAAGTATTAA
- a CDS encoding nitroreductase family protein — protein sequence MNLYQMIFKRRSIRKFKKEEVPEQLLKDILYFGENIPRLYGDIQIKLGISENMEEHLPVKGLWKVEAPYYLVFYSEEKEGYLANAGYVLEHVLLYMTGKGLGTCYLGNTKVPESAPPGLKQVIVVAFGYPKTLLYRDPATAKRLPLKELCVFKEEAGESLKNILKAVRLAPSAMNTQPWRFIVYRDKIYVFSCREFLPSSSFVSMRGICMGIMLAHLTIAAEEMWMNVKLEAEETMEKKSYKSGAYVTTAFLKEYKG from the coding sequence ATGAATCTGTATCAGATGATATTTAAAAGAAGATCGATCAGAAAATTTAAGAAAGAAGAAGTCCCGGAACAGCTGTTAAAGGACATTCTTTATTTTGGGGAAAATATACCAAGGCTGTACGGGGATATTCAGATTAAGCTGGGAATAAGTGAAAATATGGAAGAGCATTTGCCTGTTAAGGGACTGTGGAAGGTGGAGGCTCCTTATTATCTGGTGTTTTACTCCGAGGAGAAGGAGGGATATCTGGCAAACGCAGGATATGTGCTGGAGCATGTTCTTTTATATATGACAGGAAAAGGGCTTGGTACCTGTTATCTGGGGAACACCAAGGTTCCGGAGTCCGCTCCGCCAGGGTTAAAGCAGGTAATCGTAGTTGCCTTTGGATATCCCAAAACCCTGCTTTACCGTGATCCTGCAACGGCGAAACGGCTTCCTTTAAAGGAATTATGCGTGTTTAAGGAAGAAGCAGGAGAATCCTTAAAGAATATATTAAAGGCTGTCCGCCTTGCTCCGTCGGCCATGAATACCCAGCCCTGGCGTTTTATTGTTTATCGTGATAAAATCTATGTATTTTCCTGCAGGGAATTCCTGCCGTCATCTTCTTTTGTGTCCATGCGGGGAATCTGCATGGGGATCATGCTTGCTCATTTGACTATTGCTGCAGAAGAAATGTGGATGAATGTTAAGCTGGAAGCAGAGGAAACCATGGAGAAAAAGTCTTATAAAAGTGGGGCATATGTAACTACGGCATTTTTGAAAGAGTATAAAGGCTGA
- a CDS encoding aminopeptidase translates to MDYQVLFKQENEDIKERFELSMERIGQMATEQTVPEPYRDYFARTASFITMMGEYLRFTQSGDQKKASVEALREWNQKLYQDILPGHYEESYANPAYAVSKLGEGYGQLLSYLYKEIRGDIVFVHEWRLTDLTILNETLIEIYNIFEEEIPEVSKIKEVIYWFVSDYTDHTVTFRVREGLDPTLSFAADIIRENDLGDLRYLYYFGEYISDSELKTAEFLNSLPEERVRLMADTYTEGYRKGFEVMGRDLKKKGAVQIRYELGFERMVKYAMENFEKLGLKVILCRAAVWTVNTNAGRKSGYYSTSPNRQYDYDHRYDDALYLNKAFKDRKAAVLKVAYETYKEQAAAFAGPAVLETFGKEGFDPVNKPEANRLDAKQEKLSAEMSNETSRILNQYVPGDETSFTIIAFPVPEIGEDFEKIFEETIAINTLDYEKYKAIQQAVIDVLDEADYVEVTGKGNNRTRLKVALRPLTDKNKETKFENCVADVNIPLGEVFTSPRLAGTEGTLAVSSVYITDFQFKDLVMTFENGMIKDYSCSNFEDPSEGKALVKQVILKNHDTLPMGEFAIGTNTTAYAMARKFGIIDKLPILIVEKMGPHFAVGDTCYSWAEESPVYNPNGKEIIARDNEVSILRKEDVSKAYFSCHTDITIPYAELDKIEAVTVSGERVLIIDDGRFVLEGTEELNIPLAGL, encoded by the coding sequence ATGGATTATCAAGTATTGTTCAAACAGGAAAATGAGGATATTAAGGAGCGCTTTGAGCTGTCAATGGAGCGGATCGGGCAGATGGCAACGGAACAAACGGTGCCGGAACCTTACCGTGATTATTTTGCCAGGACAGCGTCCTTCATCACCATGATGGGGGAATATCTCCGGTTTACTCAGTCCGGGGACCAGAAAAAGGCTTCTGTGGAGGCTTTAAGGGAATGGAACCAGAAGCTTTATCAGGATATTTTACCCGGCCATTATGAGGAGAGCTATGCGAACCCGGCATATGCGGTATCAAAGCTGGGAGAGGGCTATGGCCAGCTTCTTTCGTATCTGTATAAGGAGATCCGCGGGGATATTGTTTTTGTCCATGAGTGGAGACTTACGGATCTTACCATTTTAAATGAAACGCTGATTGAAATTTACAACATATTTGAGGAGGAAATCCCTGAGGTTTCCAAAATTAAGGAAGTAATCTACTGGTTTGTCAGCGATTATACGGATCATACGGTTACCTTCCGGGTCAGGGAAGGGCTTGATCCGACGCTTTCCTTTGCAGCGGATATCATCCGGGAGAATGACTTAGGGGATCTTCGGTATTTATATTATTTTGGCGAATATATTTCCGATTCAGAATTAAAAACCGCAGAATTCTTAAATTCCCTGCCAGAGGAAAGGGTACGCCTTATGGCGGATACCTATACCGAAGGATACCGCAAAGGATTTGAGGTAATGGGAAGGGATTTAAAGAAAAAGGGAGCAGTACAGATCCGTTATGAGCTGGGCTTTGAGCGCATGGTGAAATATGCCATGGAGAACTTCGAAAAGCTTGGTCTTAAGGTGATCCTTTGCCGTGCGGCTGTCTGGACAGTCAATACCAATGCCGGCCGGAAGTCCGGTTACTACAGTACATCTCCTAACAGACAGTATGATTACGATCATCGTTACGACGATGCACTTTATCTGAATAAAGCCTTTAAAGACCGGAAGGCGGCAGTTTTAAAGGTGGCTTATGAAACCTACAAGGAACAGGCGGCAGCCTTTGCCGGGCCTGCAGTGCTTGAAACCTTTGGAAAAGAAGGCTTTGATCCGGTGAATAAGCCGGAAGCCAACCGTCTGGATGCCAAACAGGAAAAGCTTTCAGCGGAAATGTCCAATGAAACCTCAAGAATTCTCAATCAATACGTACCAGGAGATGAGACCAGCTTCACCATCATTGCTTTTCCGGTACCGGAAATCGGGGAGGATTTTGAAAAGATATTTGAAGAGACCATTGCAATCAACACCCTTGATTATGAGAAATATAAGGCAATCCAGCAGGCGGTTATCGATGTTCTGGATGAGGCAGATTATGTGGAGGTAACGGGAAAAGGAAATAACAGGACCCGCCTTAAAGTGGCCCTTCGTCCGCTGACAGACAAGAATAAGGAAACAAAGTTTGAAAACTGTGTGGCTGATGTGAACATTCCTCTTGGAGAAGTGTTTACGTCCCCAAGGCTTGCGGGAACGGAAGGAACTTTGGCAGTCAGTTCGGTGTATATTACGGATTTCCAGTTTAAAGATCTTGTTATGACCTTTGAAAATGGTATGATAAAGGACTATTCCTGCAGCAATTTTGAGGATCCGTCGGAAGGAAAGGCCCTTGTGAAACAGGTGATCTTAAAGAACCACGATACCCTTCCCATGGGAGAGTTTGCCATAGGTACCAATACCACGGCTTATGCTATGGCCCGTAAGTTCGGAATTATCGATAAACTGCCAATCCTCATTGTGGAAAAGATGGGACCCCATTTTGCAGTGGGCGACACCTGTTACAGCTGGGCGGAGGAAAGCCCTGTTTACAATCCCAATGGCAAGGAGATCATTGCCAGGGATAATGAAGTTTCCATTCTCAGAAAAGAAGATGTATCTAAGGCGTATTTCAGCTGTCATACGGATATAACTATACCTTATGCGGAGTTGGATAAGATAGAGGCTGTCACGGTTTCCGGAGAAAGGGTTTTAATTATTGATGACGGCAGATTTGTATTAGAGGGCACGGAGGAATTAAATATTCCCTTAGCAGGACTTTAA
- a CDS encoding dihydroorotate dehydrogenase, whose protein sequence is MNTKVNLAGVELKNPVMTASGTFGSGEEYSEMIDLNHLGAVVTKGVANVPWPGNPTPRIAETYGGMINAIGLQNPGMEVFIKRDIPFLKKYDTKIIVNVCGKTTEDYIEVVERLADEPVDMLEINISCPNVKEGGIAFGQDPKAVEAITREVKRYAKQPVIMKLSPNVTDIGVMAKAAEAGGADVLSLINTLTGMKIDINRRTFAVANKTGGLSGPAIKPIAVRMVYQAANAVKLPIIGMGGIMNAEDAMEFILAGATAVSVGTANFRNPYAAEEVVKGIEDYMKKYHVEDIRELIGAVR, encoded by the coding sequence ATGAATACGAAAGTAAATCTGGCCGGAGTGGAGCTTAAGAATCCGGTTATGACTGCTTCCGGCACCTTTGGTTCCGGTGAGGAATACAGCGAGATGATTGATTTAAATCATTTGGGCGCGGTGGTTACAAAAGGTGTGGCTAATGTGCCGTGGCCCGGTAACCCGACACCCAGAATCGCGGAAACCTACGGAGGCATGATCAATGCCATCGGCCTTCAGAATCCTGGAATGGAAGTTTTTATTAAGAGAGATATTCCGTTTTTAAAGAAGTATGATACGAAAATCATTGTCAATGTGTGCGGAAAGACCACAGAAGATTATATTGAAGTTGTGGAGCGGCTGGCAGATGAGCCGGTGGATATGCTGGAGATCAACATTTCCTGCCCCAATGTAAAAGAGGGAGGAATCGCCTTTGGGCAGGATCCCAAAGCGGTTGAAGCCATAACAAGGGAAGTTAAAAGGTATGCAAAGCAGCCGGTCATCATGAAGCTGAGCCCCAACGTGACGGATATTGGGGTAATGGCAAAGGCGGCTGAGGCCGGAGGCGCAGATGTGCTCTCCCTCATTAACACCTTGACCGGTATGAAAATCGATATTAACCGCCGCACCTTTGCTGTCGCCAATAAAACGGGAGGATTGTCAGGCCCTGCTATTAAGCCCATTGCAGTGCGCATGGTATATCAGGCTGCCAATGCGGTGAAGCTTCCTATAATCGGCATGGGCGGAATCATGAATGCTGAGGATGCCATGGAATTTATTCTTGCAGGGGCTACGGCTGTTTCCGTGGGAACAGCCAATTTCCGGAATCCTTATGCTGCGGAAGAGGTAGTTAAGGGCATAGAGGATTATATGAAGAAATATCATGTAGAGGATATCAGGGAACTGATTGGAGCTGTACGGTAA
- a CDS encoding VanZ family protein, producing the protein MIRNATKRQKMGWVIFIVYLIFLAYFLFFSDYFGRGSRVQQEYAYNLTPFKEIRRFIIYRHVVGLESFLLNIVGNIVGFMPCGFFLPVISRRSRHWFNTMLLSFLFSLSIETTQLIFKVGCFDVDDMLLNTLGGILGYILYKIIQHTRVRMRRKRRAKAEKSVLH; encoded by the coding sequence ATGATTAGAAATGCGACAAAACGGCAGAAGATGGGTTGGGTAATCTTTATAGTTTACCTGATCTTTTTGGCATACTTTTTATTTTTTTCCGATTATTTCGGCAGGGGGAGCCGGGTCCAGCAGGAATATGCATACAACTTAACCCCGTTTAAGGAAATACGGCGTTTTATTATATACCGCCATGTGGTCGGCCTGGAATCCTTTCTGCTGAATATTGTGGGAAATATTGTTGGCTTTATGCCCTGCGGCTTCTTTCTTCCGGTCATCAGCCGCAGGAGCCGCCACTGGTTTAATACAATGCTTTTAAGCTTTCTGTTCAGCTTAAGCATTGAAACCACCCAGCTTATTTTCAAGGTGGGATGCTTTGATGTAGATGACATGTTATTGAATACACTGGGAGGTATCCTTGGATACATCCTGTATAAAATCATTCAGCATACAAGAGTGAGAATGAGGAGGAAAAGGCGTGCAAAAGCAGAAAAGAGTGTCCTACATTAG
- the purE gene encoding 5-(carboxyamino)imidazole ribonucleotide mutase: MANVSIVMGSDSDMPVMAQAADVLKKLGVEFEMTVISAHREPDIFFEYAKTGEARGIKVIIAGAGKAAHLPGMCAALFPMPVIGIPMKTSDLGGVDSLYSIVQMPSGVPVATVAIGGGTNAGILAARILAVNDGELLGRLKEYSENLKNEVAEKAEKLDQIGYQEYLSQMKK, translated from the coding sequence ATGGCAAATGTATCGATTGTTATGGGAAGTGATTCTGATATGCCTGTTATGGCTCAGGCAGCAGATGTTTTGAAAAAACTGGGAGTGGAGTTTGAGATGACGGTGATCTCCGCCCACAGGGAACCGGATATATTTTTTGAATATGCCAAAACGGGGGAAGCAAGAGGCATAAAGGTCATCATTGCCGGTGCAGGCAAGGCAGCCCATCTTCCTGGAATGTGCGCGGCTCTGTTCCCAATGCCCGTAATCGGCATTCCTATGAAGACTTCGGACCTTGGCGGAGTGGATTCTCTTTATTCTATCGTACAGATGCCTTCCGGAGTTCCGGTTGCAACCGTTGCTATAGGCGGAGGAACCAATGCAGGAATCCTTGCAGCCAGGATTTTAGCAGTCAATGACGGGGAGCTTTTAGGAAGGCTGAAGGAATACTCGGAAAACTTAAAAAATGAGGTAGCAGAAAAAGCGGAGAAACTGGATCAGATCGGCTATCAGGAATATTTATCCCAGATGAAGAAGTGA
- a CDS encoding dihydroorotate dehydrogenase electron transfer subunit, with translation MAKVKEIAVVASQTRLGDDVYSMWIKTEEIAAQAEPGQFVDLYTKDGAKLLPRPISICETDKKKGLLRLVYRVVGEGTEEFSHYREGDSVEVMGPLGNGFPLEAGGKGKKAFLIGGGIGIPPMLELAKHLPCEKQVVLGYRDALFLNEEFHPYGDTYIATEDGSTGTKGNVLDAIRENGLKGDVIFACGPTPMLKALKAYAFENEMECYLSLEEKMACGIGACLACVCKSKSVDEHSMVHNKRICKDGPVFKAEEVEF, from the coding sequence ATGGCAAAGGTAAAGGAAATTGCAGTGGTTGCCAGCCAGACACGGCTCGGAGATGATGTATACAGCATGTGGATTAAGACAGAGGAAATCGCTGCCCAGGCAGAACCGGGACAGTTTGTTGACCTATATACAAAGGATGGGGCAAAGCTTTTGCCCCGCCCCATCAGTATTTGTGAGACTGATAAGAAGAAGGGGCTTTTACGGCTGGTGTACCGGGTTGTGGGGGAAGGAACGGAAGAGTTCTCCCATTACAGGGAAGGTGATTCCGTTGAGGTCATGGGACCTCTTGGCAATGGATTTCCCCTTGAAGCCGGCGGAAAAGGGAAAAAGGCATTTTTGATCGGCGGCGGAATTGGAATTCCTCCCATGCTGGAGCTGGCAAAGCATTTGCCCTGCGAGAAACAGGTGGTGCTTGGATACCGGGATGCCCTGTTTTTAAATGAAGAATTTCACCCATATGGAGATACTTATATTGCCACAGAGGACGGAAGCACCGGAACTAAGGGTAATGTTTTAGATGCCATCCGGGAAAACGGCTTAAAGGGCGATGTGATTTTTGCCTGCGGTCCTACTCCCATGCTAAAGGCTCTTAAGGCCTATGCCTTTGAAAATGAAATGGAATGTTATCTTTCCCTGGAGGAAAAGATGGCCTGCGGCATTGGAGCCTGTCTTGCCTGCGTATGCAAAAGCAAGTCAGTGGACGAGCATTCCATGGTTCACAATAAGCGTATCTGCAAGGATGGTCCGGTATTTAAGGCTGAGGAGGTAGAATTTTAG
- the pyrE gene encoding orotate phosphoribosyltransferase: MEQYKQEFIEFMVDSNVLKFGDFTLKSGRKSPFFMNAGSYVTGAQLKKLGEYYAKAIHDNFGDDFDVLFGPAYKGIPLSVATAIAFHELYGKEIKYCSNRKEEKDHGGDAGILLGSPIKDGDRVVIIEDVTTSGKSIEETFPIIKAQGDVEILGLMVSLNRMEKGKGDKGALDEIQEKYGFKAAAIVSMAEVIEYLHNREYNGKVIIDDGIKEAIDAYYEIYGVK; the protein is encoded by the coding sequence ATGGAACAGTATAAGCAGGAATTTATTGAATTTATGGTAGACAGCAATGTCCTTAAATTTGGCGACTTCACACTGAAAAGTGGAAGAAAGTCCCCATTTTTTATGAATGCAGGTTCCTATGTGACAGGAGCGCAGCTAAAAAAACTGGGAGAATACTATGCAAAGGCCATCCACGATAATTTTGGGGATGATTTTGATGTTCTGTTTGGGCCGGCTTATAAGGGTATCCCCTTAAGCGTAGCAACTGCCATCGCTTTTCATGAGCTGTACGGAAAGGAAATCAAGTACTGTTCAAACAGAAAAGAGGAGAAGGATCATGGCGGTGATGCAGGTATCCTCCTCGGAAGCCCCATAAAGGATGGAGACCGGGTGGTGATTATAGAGGATGTAACGACCTCCGGAAAATCCATTGAAGAGACTTTCCCCATTATCAAGGCCCAGGGAGATGTGGAGATTTTAGGCCTTATGGTTTCCTTAAACCGCATGGAAAAGGGAAAAGGGGACAAGGGAGCTTTGGATGAAATCCAGGAGAAGTATGGATTTAAAGCAGCAGCCATCGTTTCCATGGCAGAAGTCATTGAATATCTGCATAACAGGGAGTATAATGGAAAAGTTATTATTGATGATGGTATAAAAGAGGCCATTGACGCTTATTACGAAATCTATGGCGTAAAATAA
- a CDS encoding YkgJ family cysteine cluster protein has product MKREIDWKEISDGKLYGLNDMVKADCGDCKGCFACCQGMGQSVILDPLDCFRLTENLRCTLEALLADKLELNVVDGIVLPNLKMGGKEERCGFLNQEGRCGIHSFRPGICRLFPLGRIYDEQGFQYFLQVHECRRENRAKVKVRKWIDTPDAKRYEKYVSDWHFFLKRLERKMEEDGDQALANKISMYVLKQFYLTPYDRDQDFFDQFGKRLEASSFL; this is encoded by the coding sequence ATGAAACGGGAAATCGATTGGAAAGAGATCTCAGATGGAAAATTATACGGCTTAAACGATATGGTAAAGGCTGATTGCGGCGATTGCAAGGGCTGTTTTGCCTGCTGTCAGGGGATGGGGCAGTCGGTTATCCTGGATCCCCTTGACTGTTTCCGGCTGACGGAAAATCTCCGTTGTACCCTGGAGGCACTGCTTGCAGATAAGCTGGAACTAAATGTGGTGGATGGAATCGTACTGCCTAACTTAAAAATGGGAGGAAAAGAGGAAAGGTGCGGTTTTTTAAACCAGGAAGGGCGATGCGGGATTCATAGCTTCCGCCCTGGAATCTGCCGTCTGTTCCCATTGGGGCGGATCTATGATGAACAGGGGTTTCAATATTTTCTCCAGGTGCATGAGTGCAGAAGGGAAAACAGGGCAAAGGTCAAGGTGCGTAAATGGATTGATACCCCTGATGCAAAGCGGTATGAGAAATACGTGTCAGACTGGCATTTCTTTTTAAAACGGCTGGAAAGGAAAATGGAAGAAGATGGGGATCAGGCGTTGGCAAATAAGATCAGCATGTATGTTTTAAAGCAGTTTTATCTTACGCCCTATGACAGGGACCAGGATTTTTTCGATCAGTTTGGCAAAAGGCTTGAAGCCAGTTCTTTCTTATGA
- a CDS encoding Hsp20/alpha crystallin family protein has product MLLTKRNNLFDEFFNDPFFTDAYHDRQSLMKTDIEDKGNDYVIEIELPGYKKEEVRAELKEGYLTIYAETVSENEVKNQKNFIRRERYSGAVKRSFYVGSGLKQEDVRASFENGILKLVVPKETPKQIEENHYITIE; this is encoded by the coding sequence ATGTTATTAACCAAAAGAAATAACTTATTTGATGAATTTTTCAATGATCCATTTTTTACGGATGCATATCATGACAGGCAGTCCCTGATGAAAACCGACATTGAAGACAAGGGAAACGACTATGTCATTGAAATCGAGCTTCCTGGCTATAAAAAAGAAGAAGTGCGAGCCGAATTAAAAGAAGGATATCTGACTATTTACGCGGAAACTGTTTCCGAAAATGAAGTAAAAAATCAGAAAAACTTTATCCGCAGAGAGCGTTACAGCGGTGCTGTAAAAAGAAGCTTTTATGTGGGTTCCGGCCTGAAACAGGAAGATGTCAGGGCATCCTTTGAAAACGGCATCCTGAAGCTGGTTGTTCCAAAAGAAACTCCTAAGCAGATCGAGGAAAATCACTATATTACCATTGAGTAA
- the pyrF gene encoding orotidine-5'-phosphate decarboxylase, which yields MIRQLINKIQKTKAPICVGLDPMLNYIPEHVTKKAFEEFGETLEGAAEAIWQFNKEIIDHVYDLIPSVKPQIAMYEQFGIEGLKAYTKTVNYCQEKGLFVIGDAKRGDIGSTSAAYATAHIGKVKIGNQSFSAFGTDFLTVNPYLGTDGVKPFVDVCREEDKGLFVLVKTSNPSSGEFQDQLIDGRPLYELVAEKVVEWGAECMDGTYSNVGAVVGATYPEMSRILRRLMPNTYFLVPGYGAQGGTAEDLKPCFNEDGLGAIVNSSRGIIAAYKSESYARFGGEHFGEASRQAVIDMVSDINRVL from the coding sequence ATGATCAGGCAGTTAATAAACAAAATTCAAAAAACAAAGGCCCCAATCTGTGTAGGTTTGGACCCCATGTTAAACTATATACCAGAGCATGTTACAAAGAAGGCATTTGAAGAATTCGGTGAAACCTTAGAAGGTGCTGCGGAAGCTATTTGGCAGTTCAATAAAGAAATTATTGATCATGTATATGATCTGATTCCATCCGTTAAGCCTCAGATTGCCATGTACGAACAGTTTGGCATCGAAGGCCTGAAAGCGTATACAAAGACTGTGAACTATTGCCAGGAAAAGGGGCTTTTCGTCATTGGAGATGCTAAGAGAGGAGATATTGGTTCCACATCAGCCGCTTATGCTACTGCGCACATCGGTAAGGTGAAGATTGGAAACCAAAGCTTTTCTGCTTTCGGTACAGATTTCCTTACGGTCAATCCATATTTGGGGACCGATGGCGTGAAGCCCTTTGTGGATGTATGCAGGGAAGAAGACAAGGGCCTTTTCGTTCTTGTGAAAACCTCCAATCCTTCCAGCGGTGAATTCCAGGATCAGCTGATTGACGGAAGGCCGCTGTATGAACTGGTTGCAGAAAAGGTCGTGGAATGGGGAGCAGAATGCATGGATGGCACTTACAGCAATGTGGGAGCTGTTGTGGGGGCCACCTACCCGGAGATGAGCAGGATTCTCCGCAGGCTGATGCCAAACACCTATTTCCTGGTGCCAGGATACGGCGCCCAGGGAGGAACGGCAGAGGATTTAAAGCCCTGCTTTAACGAGGACGGCCTGGGAGCTATTGTAAATTCCTCCAGGGGAATTATTGCAGCCTATAAATCTGAAAGCTACGCCCGGTTTGGCGGAGAGCATTTCGGTGAAGCCTCCAGACAGGCGGTTATTGATATGGTTTCCGATATCAACAGGGTATTATAG